One Eurosta solidaginis isolate ZX-2024a chromosome 1, ASM4086904v1, whole genome shotgun sequence genomic window, cgcgaattatgataaaagatggtgtgtggagaaacactgaggtaagcatttgacgcgactggttactcttggccgtttattaactaaattgataactttcaggatgaaatcctcaaagcagctgtaatgaaatatggcaaaaaccagtggtcacgtattgcataactgctgcaccgcaaatctgccaagcaatgtaaggcacgctggtacgaatggcttgatcctagcataaagaagacagaatggtcatggGAGAAGGATGAAAAGCttttgcattttgccaaattacaccaaattgttaggtacaggattcgccacgggtaggtgaggttggcaatcacaaccccctgaatcattttggtcggcaggtatgccgcggatatattcttggcacttgttattgatggcttttatgatgccaccaacacaacctggacagacgccaatgctcagtcaaccacccaagcccgGTCAAcctccaatacccggacacgtccggacgtcctggttataatgtatgttaatacaactaataatttacaaatttgctgatgattatttttgtgttattttctttagcaaccacctgcacctgttactagtaaatatcaacagccgcaacagtatgatcaagcccaacgccgtttagatcccgatcagatgccaaatccgataagcgttatcattgaaaatcaaaatagcgctggtggtgtttttattactaatgaacagagtttattaccaccatttgagaccacaaaatatgtggtagaagatcagggtaactcctcgccaagttacgttaggtatcgataatcgaaattaatgttttgcttGGCAATTAccttgatctttcttctttgcaggtcgtctttgtattgcatacctgcaacagctgatttattaaaaacaacagctttgtccattacaattaccgtctcaccaatggcacgcacggttgagggtgaatatgagccacccattgtaaattttggtgaattgggtgcaattagatgcaaTCGTTccaaggctcaatagcaacttgtagatgctggtcgtcgtttccaatgtctaatgtgtaaagtaacaagagatggtaaaaaaaatctttcacttttacttgtgttcattgatccatattttttctcaacagtgccaactacatatttccaacatttgggccataccggacagcgtgtcaataaatatgaatgTCTTGAACTTGTATTGgttacatgagtatttgtgtaaaaaatgcttgggtaccgatagctcccATGGTAAACTTctactcatatccaacatcaatgcctcgcattcaattgtggcactgcacgcactacattgggttcacttagtattgacaagcatattgttgattccagtggtaaggccacaatttcaaatgatggggaaaCCATTATGAAAccattggatattgtgaatccagccgtaaaactctagtagacatcgccaaatctcaaaatgctgaggtaagttttttgttatattagaatgtgtagaataaaaatgtttctcttatcaggtcggcgatggcaccacttcagtagtattttaagcatgtgaaatcttaaaacaagttaagccagatgttgaggaaggcgtgcatgcacgtatcatcattaaagctatacgtaaagcattacaattatgcatgcaaaaatatgacatggctgtacatgtcgaagcgccaatcaaaggagcaacaaagtgttattggaaaaatgatctgccacagcaatgtcctctaatgtccaagagtatcagaaaattgttgatgctgaatggcgtattctgtagaataaactagctaagtaaggcgccaatgttgtgttttctaaattgccaattggtgatgttgatacacagtattttgcagatcgtgatatgttctgtgctgttcatgtaccagaagaagattggaaacgtagaatgaaagcttgtggtggtgctgttatgactacagctaatgatactaattcaagtgttttgggtcaatgtgattactttgaagaacgtcaggttggtggtgaacgtttcaacattttccaaggtttgacattaatttcatttttatagtttataattatttaaaggttgcgttaatgctaaaacaagtacattgattttacgtggcagtgttgaacaatttttggaagaaactgagcttcgttacatgatgctaaatTGCTTGTGCGGCGtaaaattaaacatgattctgttgttgctggtaagtcaaaatacaaattgaaaaaaatgtctaatcttagggcctcattctctattacgaaacgaactttcgatgcggatcagagacgaatcgctagtgtatttgcactatgttaaacaatggcaacttatcacttgacaattacttttgccttcctgttagttagaaaggtaaagaccgaacgaaaatgatagagaataccattgctagacgatatcgtttggaggcgaatcgttcgtctgagctatcgttcgcaatacagaatgaagcctttaaattgttaagtaatataatgaaaagattgtgtccaaatacccccagcgggttaggggtcagaatttatctgcggtaggtatgcctgtcgtaagaggcgactaaaataccagattcaaggggctgtgtagcgcaacccttcaggttgccagcgcaatatatagcttctccaaacccaattgtcaacctcacttatccgcggcgaatcctgtttcactaacagacaaggatctgggggggggggggtggatagggagggatggcctgaaggtttaatgtggccacataaatcgttcccgagatagtcgtacatttttaagttcttcaattacgacagcaatcggatccacgacacctttgaatattcttgatctgaatttctactaagctttaagttgtagattatttaaataattggagtttttctgaagcttaaaattattttttgatcgcttagaagagatttcaattggaaaacaaaaaccaattaagcgagtttatttattattaaagttcttctgttttatatgaactggattaatataagttccaagttcatgtacatatataataatattgaaaataataaatattgaaaattaaatttttttggttcatattttattcatatggctgctccaggtaaagtaaatctgcaggtaaaattctcgttatatggcggttatataaatggtaaaaccgcagtaaaattgattgtcaaatgactcgaaaatgtagagtgaaatgacggaaaaataaccgccatttgacgagcattgtgacgtgtgtgagcagcacagtgctatgctcacatcctataagtgggagcggaatgcacgatcacattaataggaacgaaacggaaaatttggtcacaaaagttcatcacgcccatgcaaacgtgactatgaatataaccgctgcagaaagtcacaatgaccgtaaaatgactagtaaaatgacgtggagcgtttttgcagggtcctatattgctacaaaaggctaccatgctagacagagctgactgaaactccaacacattaacaAAATTTTTGACATCATAATACACtcacataaatttttccttttattcgtTTGGAAAAACACCCTGctaaaccatggttcaactatatacaggttggctcatctgtaaagcaacaaaatatgtctgttcaaatcgtcaaaatctgtgtattggcgttggtgcgaatggtatggaatggaaacataaaatttagcagtttttgtatgtgtaagtaaaatgttgccaatgtgcatggttcaattatgtacaggttggctcatctcatcagctgattttatttatgtcattgcatggtcgaagggattgtcaaaaggagatggcaaactcaaaatgaaaccaacacattggcaacattttacttacacatacaaaaactgctaagttttatgtttccattccataccattcgcaccaacaccaatacacagattttgacaatttgaacagacatattttgttgctttacagatgagccaacctgtatatagttgaaccatgccaatgtgttggtttcattttgagtttgccatctccttgaACCATGCTGCTAAACAGAGCTgacccatgattcaattactagaggtttgttcttcaatgacggcagagctttgacactcccaaattgagaaatctggacgggttgcttttacgaagtaaggaaaacgggtaataattgAATTCCCTTTAGCGAacattgtagtagaaaagtacctttagtagtatattagtagtgataataaatttgtaaatgccaacaggttttggaggaaataattcagtttctactaaatatttcgtgaattgataaagagctatattggtttagaattttattcaaaaatacattatatcaaaatttgtttcaaaaactccctatatgagcataagttcaatgcattttgacataatagggagttaatgaaaagcattctgaggcgttcttccatctaattctaatatagggcgtttttgtgacaaatcatgaaatgggaagtttttgaaaaatattttgagataagaCGATATTGAAAACGCAGCCGACATGgtctgagaaaaaaaaaaaaaaagtaaaagaaaatggcttattgtcttagaactttatattccggtcttgactttgacagaagagttcagcatttatgcggtcctgctacacagggagtatttacatttttattctgAAATGTCGGCAAGCTCCTTTaagttaagtattcatggaagtgttccggataaaacgttaatttataatattcggaacacgttcgtttgatactacctcacgaggtacgaatatacataatattcaaaatataaaccgattccccaaattcttaaatggagacgaatgttccgaacatacgaatGAGTTAACATTCTCAATGTACCaatatttcgttatggcatctccattatttactaaagaCATTTTGACGTGAAtcaatttactagtcgagtttttgacgttgatcgatgaattttgaagtggtttagggttcgtatgttcataggtttacgaaagtgcacgattccttggcgTCCGTACttatcataaaacctatgttcagccacactaatagatcatggcatagttaataaattcatcataaaattaaaataactgCCTCATTCTGTTTGACGATATCGTCTCCAAAACGATTATCGTTCGTGTGTTCGTatcgttcgccaaacagaatgaggctgtaaatgttctaaggaattatgcagtttagtacttatcgggtatttgtaaactgattgcttcctatttctgctactaatatttttcgaaaaattgcaaagaaacaacacagttacttacttacttacttaattggcgcttaaccgtctaaacggttatggccgtccaacaaggcgcgccagtcgctccttcgctccgccaaccggcgccaattggtcacaccaagggagtttaaatcgttttccacctggtccttccaacggagtgggggccgccctctacctctgcttccataggcgggttccgatagaaacactttcttggccggagcatcatctttcattcgcataacatggcctagccagcgcagccgctgcgttttaattcgctggactatgttgatgtctgcgtatagctcgtacagctcatcattaaatcttcttcggtactcgccatcgccaacgcgtagaggtccataaatctttcgaagaacttttctctcgaacactcccaaagccgcttcatctgctgttgtcatggtccatgcttctgccccatatagcaggacgggtacgataagtgacttgtagagtatgattttcgttcgccgagagaggactttacttttcaattgcctacctagtccaaagtagcatctgaaacaacacagttaatggatgttaattcgatttgggagcaaaatggctgcaattgtcaaaaaatttgtctgttgagcaaacctcttgtgattgaatcatggagcTGACCATAGTACAGAtctacaagtatgatatgtatgagaaggaaacaatttctttctctttataacacactgcagtttgacacttcggtcagtgtcaaactattgtggaactcagtggaacttgcgtggaacatgcgtttgacactgaacgaagtgtcaaaattaccggtgttgctgtcgtggaaagcgacgcagggaaacaaaaaaaggtgcGGAatttcagatatgggttgctgtgatgttgttttgcccggggtgtgaacccagagcaatcggtgtggtaggcacgctaccatcacaccacggtggccgccatcgtCAGGGCTTATTGGAGGCATATCGGGCTCGACACAGCAGGAAAAAGCGCGACAGTTTTGCGGTCGGTTAAAGTTTGTTCAAAATACTTACATTTTTGAGATGTAGATGACTGTGGAGAAGTGTCCATGAGCAGAAAAACGTCGATGCCAGTACAGAATAGGAAAAGCGAGcgtaacaataatgtacaaatgtaattaattttttattaaaatgaaaaaatattgtaaaaaaatatCATTATTGTTCCAAACTTACtttgacaaatataaatattaaatatatgaaaatttttcttATTCCTAGATttcccacttattttggactcaTTTCGGATTGTTAAATTATGAGCGCCATGAGCATttttgaggggtagctttgtcTGCGTGAATATGTGTATAAACATTCTCGAAGCGCTAACAATTCTGGAGTCCAATgagctcctaaatgagttcataattgTCTCAAGAATATCTTCTTTAATTACCCAATATATTGAGGAAATCAGCTTGATAGGAACTATTGGGGCATTAGTTTACTCACATCTATCTCATTTTTGCTATAACTTTCATGAGTGCAAGCGATCAAAATTTGGACtactttcagactaattgttgactccaaATGGTTGTTGGGTTGctcgtttaaaataaaaaaaatgtttaatttcaaatgacgtataaatttattTGCTGAATTTTATTTCCGAGCAGCCTCGATGCGAAagatttttaaatatccaaaaaagATACAAGAAAGGAATATTCCGGATATTTACctataaaaatgttaaataccCGGTACAAACCCATCTCTatccataatatattattattattttaaatagttGGATAGCTTATTTTTATCCGAAAACGGAAGTCAAAAATTTTGTGTCTgaaaaatattgtaatgaatttaaggggattccacttatttgcaaccttctactaacgttccaatcgctaaactgttgaataaataactccaatatgcaataatgcaaaatggtctttattagactacgttgagagtacttcacaaagctcttagttcacaactaattgcgtgtttaaaacaaactgcttagtcatgcctcagcttgtgctgcttttatactctcggtttcgtcgttcacccatttctcctaaggtctagtaatttcgtgaacttcatgcttgtttagcagctatatacatgtatatttccatatgcgtgtgtatatgtgagtactacttcggctgatggtgagtatttctctgctgccttgtatctacatgtgtaaatgataatTGATTTGTTACGTATATATAAGTGGCTTCTTAGTATCgaattagggatgctagtatcacttagtgatgtgaatattcgtcacaattttaacgaaaaaccgaGCGCTACgaaacttataaaaaattaccctgggtgagtCTAACATAGTGTGCAATATATAGCTCAttcggttgcgatgaatcgtggacacacacttttcggtcatagaagtggagaatactTTAGGCATAAaacggagagacacatttcagttgcaaccgagtataatgcatactgaaattcaGCAGTACTAATTTCcttgcgcaacaatttcataagatAAAGCTTATGCACTTGgcggtccatataaagtttaagtgcttatgtacatatatacatgtataaaaaatggaatgagaaataataggcaattaaataaagactaaaaacttgaaaaaaaatttattaaaaaaaaaatttgaagttaaacggttttattgaaaacaatacttacatgaagtaataataatactaaaagctagaaaataattaggtaagtactagtcatcacactcctcatcaatctagggtgttgatcagacaattaaataaaagcgttgggtgcgtgaaatttctaaaaatttgaggcgtagcataaccttattcaggttcagttgatcttatatatgactatcaataggacctacctaattattttctggcctttagtattattattacttcatgtaagtattgttttcaataaaacagtttaacttaaaaatttttttttattattttattttcaagtttttagtatttatttaattgtctattatttctcattctatttagttcatttagtgactcattattacaaggactctttcctgacaatttgttacaatctaagtccccaatacataatccttccaaagactttactcaactctgcgccacgtatgcttgtccctcctcgatttccaaaatattttgctgtcacttctaccggactgtatataatatttgttacaaatccgacatcataggtcgcattttattgatgtatgtattgtagcgaatttactgaaattccgcttatttgcaactttctactaacgttcgtatcgctaaactgttgaataaataactccaatattcaataatgcaaaatggtttttgttagagtacttcacaataacacctatacttcgcaaccaatagcgtgcttaaatcaaactgattggtcgtgcctcagctggagctgcttttatattcttaggtttcctcgttggcatatttctaggcgtttctatttccagaatttactacttgtttaccagctttaactacagatgcatgattatagcttctcgcatagccatatgcgcgtgtatatgtgagtgatacttccacttatgattgcctacttttgggagtatctcagatatatgcatgtgtttgtgcgtttctccccGCTGCttatatggacatatgtgtagacataatgattgatttgtttatctgcatacaagtcactgcttagcatcggcttagagatgatattatcccttagtgttgctaatattcgtcacagtattatgtgtcccaaatatCAGCCAAagccgaccacaaatacgatttttttgaatatctcaatccttgcgctacctagcggcgattttttttcatacgttgtttctattcatgtatgtacgattttttcaaatatttcgatccatgcgcaccTATCGGagttaatttttcttattattgcattgtcatggagttctgaactatattccaagtttcatgcttgtagcttatcgggaagttacttaaatctcaattacaaaattcgtgccggcatTTCagctaaattacttttctacataacacgtggcatcgcccaatttcctcttacaataaaacttgataagtgaaatatcattgattcaaaactattttttgctaagttatagcttattattgtagtctacgacccttttaaacttgttttatatctaagttgccctgtatttaaccgatctcgtccatttttactagaaatatttttgctactagaaggaaaatatgtgtacacaatttcattacgatatgttaatttttcttcgagttatggctcacgaaacagaaaatttcttagtcataaaaggggtggtgccacgcccatttttttaaatttgaagtttttgctatttattattataaatccacttgggaaatgaaataccattgatataaagttttttttgcaaagatatagctt contains:
- the LOC137238116 gene encoding protein transport protein Sec24D-like, which gives rise to MPNPISVIIENQNSAGGVFITNEQSLLPPFETTKYVVEDQGNSSPSYVRSSLYCIPATADLLKTTALSITITVSPMARTVEGEYEPPIVNFGELGAIRCNRSKAQ